The Flavobacteriales bacterium genome has a window encoding:
- a CDS encoding acyl carrier protein codes for MEVFLIEKIEEIAFAKVKLDESLWSSGVLDSITIVELAVEIEAEYKIDIPFEQIKEENFETVNLLINFINKKVAATNA; via the coding sequence ATGGAAGTTTTTCTAATCGAAAAAATTGAGGAGATTGCGTTTGCCAAAGTAAAATTGGACGAATCATTGTGGTCCTCCGGGGTATTGGATTCTATAACAATTGTAGAGCTAGCTGTAGAAATTGAAGCCGAATATAAAATTGACATTCCTTTTGAACAAATAAAAGAGGAGAATTTTGAGACCGTAAATCTGCTTATAAATTTTATTAATAAAAAGGTGGCAGCTACCAATGCTTAG